The following proteins come from a genomic window of Alosa sapidissima isolate fAloSap1 chromosome 22, fAloSap1.pri, whole genome shotgun sequence:
- the cd9b gene encoding CD9 molecule b isoform X1, whose amino-acid sequence MGALSGAELCIKYLLFTFNFVFWLAGTAVLAVGLWLRFDKRTEGLFADTESPSVFFTGVYLLIVAGALMMVVGFLGCCGAIRESPCMLGLFFFFLLLIFAAEVAAGIWGLSNKGKVVEEIQTFYRETYQNYITTKQDALKATLKAIQFGLDCCGLTGTIADATLASDTCPKKEGLEMLITTSCPAAIDEMFGSKLHVIGGVGIGIGVIMIFGMIFSMLLCCAIKRTRDIV is encoded by the exons ATGGGTGCACTTTCAGGCGCAGAGCTCTGCATAAAGTATCTTCTATTCACCTTTAATTTCGTGTTCTGG ctTGCAGGAACAGCCGTGCTGGCCGTGGGCCTGTGGCTGCGGTTTGACAAGAGAACAGAGGGGCTGTTTGCTGATACAgagtctccctctgtctttttcaCAG GAGTGTATCTCCTCATCGTCGCCGGAGCGCTCATGATGGTTGTGGGCTTCCTGGGATGCTGTGGTGCCATCCGGGAGTCGCCTTGCATGCTGGGATTG ttcttcttcttcctcctgttGATCTTCGCTGCGGAGGTGGCTGCAGGTATCTGGGGCCTGTCCAACAAAGGCAAG GTGGTGGAAGAAATTCAGACGTTTTACAGAGAGACTTATCAAAACTACATAACGACCAAACAGGATGCCCTGAAGGCCACTCTGAAAGCCATCCAGTTTGGG CTTGACTGCTGTGGGCTCACCGGGACGATTGCAGATGCCACACTGGCCTCAGACACCTGTCCCAAGAAGGAAGGGTTGGAAATGCTCATCACCACG aGTTGCCCAGCTGCAATTGATGAGATGTTCGGCTCCAAGCTTCATGTGATAGGAGGAGTTGGCATTGGGATTGGCGTCATCATG ATCTTCGGCATGATCTTCAGTATGCTGTTGTGTTGCGCCATCAAGAGAACCCGGGATATTGTGTAA
- the cd9b gene encoding CD9 molecule b isoform X2, with product MGVYGGMKCVKYLMFAFNFLFWLAGTAVLAVGLWLRFDKRTEGLFADTESPSVFFTGVYLLIVAGALMMVVGFLGCCGAIRESPCMLGLFFFFLLLIFAAEVAAGIWGLSNKGKVVEEIQTFYRETYQNYITTKQDALKATLKAIQFGLDCCGLTGTIADATLASDTCPKKEGLEMLITTSCPAAIDEMFGSKLHVIGGVGIGIGVIMIFGMIFSMLLCCAIKRTRDIV from the exons ATGGGTGTCTACGGGGGAATGAAATGCGTCAAGTATCTGATGTTTGCCTTCAACTTTCTGTTCTGG ctTGCAGGAACAGCCGTGCTGGCCGTGGGCCTGTGGCTGCGGTTTGACAAGAGAACAGAGGGGCTGTTTGCTGATACAgagtctccctctgtctttttcaCAG GAGTGTATCTCCTCATCGTCGCCGGAGCGCTCATGATGGTTGTGGGCTTCCTGGGATGCTGTGGTGCCATCCGGGAGTCGCCTTGCATGCTGGGATTG ttcttcttcttcctcctgttGATCTTCGCTGCGGAGGTGGCTGCAGGTATCTGGGGCCTGTCCAACAAAGGCAAG GTGGTGGAAGAAATTCAGACGTTTTACAGAGAGACTTATCAAAACTACATAACGACCAAACAGGATGCCCTGAAGGCCACTCTGAAAGCCATCCAGTTTGGG CTTGACTGCTGTGGGCTCACCGGGACGATTGCAGATGCCACACTGGCCTCAGACACCTGTCCCAAGAAGGAAGGGTTGGAAATGCTCATCACCACG aGTTGCCCAGCTGCAATTGATGAGATGTTCGGCTCCAAGCTTCATGTGATAGGAGGAGTTGGCATTGGGATTGGCGTCATCATG ATCTTCGGCATGATCTTCAGTATGCTGTTGTGTTGCGCCATCAAGAGAACCCGGGATATTGTGTAA